ACCCGGGTCAGGGCGATTCATCCGCAACGGGTCGAACCACCAGAGCCATACAAGGAGAGACTCCCATGTTCTGGACCATCAAGGTCGTGATCGGCGACGGCGAGCGCGGCCTGGTATATCGCAACCGTCGTTTCCAGCAGATCCTGCTGCCGGGCGTGCACCGCCTGTCGCCGTTCGGCGGCCGCCCGCACGTGGACATCCACACTGCATCGAAGGGCGCGGCCTACACCGGCAGCGACCAGGACAGCCTGATCGAGGCACTGGGCGCGCGGTTGGACACCCACTTCGTGCTGGCCAACGTCGGCGCCAGCGAGGTCGGCCTGTTGCTGCGCAACGGCCGCATCGATGAAGTGCTGCCGCCGGGTAGCCGCCGCCTGTACTGGCGCGGTTCGGTCGACACCCAGGTACGCGTGATGGCGCTGGGCGACGAGCCACGCATTCCGGCGGACGTGCAGCAGCGCCTGGGCCAGCTGGGCGTGCTGCCGCGTGTGGCGGTGATCAGCACCGTGCCGAGCGAGTCGGTGGGCCTGCTGTTCATCGATGGCACGCTGCGGCAGACGCTGGACGCCGGCCTGCACGCGTTCTGGAACTTCAACGGCAACGTGTCGGTGGAGCGTGTGGAACTGCGTGCACGTTCGCTGGACGTGTCCGGCCAGGAGCTGCTCAGCCGCGACAAGGTGACCCTGCGGGTGAACCTGGCCGCGACCGTGCAGGTGATCGACCCGGTGCGTGCACACCGCACGCTCAGCAATGCCGATGAGTTCGTCTATCGGCAGCTGCAGTTCGGCCTGCGCCAGGCGATTGCCGCGCGCAGCCTGGACGAGCTGCTGGGCGACAAGGCGGCACTGGACGGCGAGATCGCCGCCCATGTGCAGGCGGCGATCGAGGGCCACGGCGTGCGGCTGCTCGGCGTGGGCATCAAGGACGTGATCCTGCCGGGCGAGATGAAGGAGATCCTCAACGGCGTGGTGCTGGCCGAGAAGCAGGCCCAGGCCAGCGTGATCCGTCGTCGCGAGGAGGCCAACGCCACGCGTTCGCAGCTCAACACCGCAAAGCTGATCGAGGACAACCCGGTGCTGATGCGCTTGAAGGAGCTGGAGGCACTGGAGAAGGTCACCGAGAAGATCGACAAGCTCACCGTGTTCGGCGGCCTGGATGGCGTGCTGAAGCAGCTGGTGACGATCAGGTAGGGGGTAGCGGTGGCGCAGGGACGCGCCGCCGGCCCATCAAGGACATACACGAAGACATGGACATTCAACACAACTATCAATGGCTGCACGTCGAGGGCACCACGCCGATCAAGGGCTGGGTCAACGGTGTGCCGCTGGAAGCGCAGGCGCATGAGCAGCTGCGCAACATCGCCGCGATCCCGTTCGTCGGGCCGTGGCTGGCCGTGATGCCGGACGTGCACCTGGGCAAGGGCGCGACCGTGGGCTCGGTGATCCCGACCCGCGGTGCGATCATCCCGGCCGCGGTCGGCGTCGACATCGGCTGCGGCATGGCGGCGGTGCGCACCACGCTGCGCGCCAATGACCTGCCCGATGACCTGCGGCAGCTGCGCAACAGCATCGAGCGCAGCATCCCGGTCGGCAACGGACGTGGCGGCGAGCATCAGCGCATGCCCGACAGCATCCACACCCGGCTGGTGCAGTCCGGGCTGGCCGCCGGCCTGGAGAAGATCAAGGACAAGCACCGCAGGATCCGCACCGACAAGCTCGACCGCCAGCTGGGTACGCTGGGTGGCGGCAATCACTTCATCGAACTGTGCCTGGACGAGACGGACACGGTGTGGGTGATGCTGCACAGCGGATCGCGCGGCACCGGCAACCTGATCGGCACCTACTTCATCGAGAAGGCACGCGAGGAACTGGCCCGGCGCGTGCTCGGCTTCCACCTGCCGGACAAGGACCTGGCCTTCTTCATGGAAGGCGAGCCGCTGTTCGATGACTACGTCGAAGCCGTGTCGTGGGCGCAGGACTACGCCCGGCAGAACCGCGAGGCGATGATGTCGCGCGTGCTCGCCGAGATGCGCCACCGCTTGCCGAAGTTCCAGCTGGCGGCGATGGCGGTGAACTGCCACCACAACTACGTGCAGAAGGAAACGCACCGCGGGCAGGAGCTGCTGGTGACGCGCAAGGGCGCGGTCAGCGCGCGTGAGGGTGAGCTGGGCATCATTCCCGGCAGCATGGGCACGCGCAGCTACATCGTGCGTGGCAAGGGCAACGCGGACAGCTTCCACAGCTGCAGCCACGGTGCCGGCCGGGCGATGAGCCGTGGCACGGCGCGCCAGCAGATCACGCTGGCCCAGCACCGCGAGGCCACGGCGCATGTGGAATGCCGCAAGGACAGCGGCGTGCTGGACGAGTCACCGGCCGCGTACAAGTCGATCGACGACGTGATGGCCGCGCAGCTGGACCTGGTCGACGTGGTGCATACCCTGCGCCAGGTGCTGTGCGTGAAGGGATGATGGAGCGGTGCCGGTCAAGGCCGGCACCCACCGCGCGTGGATGCAGCGGCGCAGACCACGCCTGGCATCCACCGTGGCTCAATCGTGCTCGATCCCACACCAACCCGGCAGATAGCGGGCATCGGCGTGCCGTGCATGTTCGGTGGCGTTGGCCACTGCCTGCTGGAAATCGCGGCGGATCTGCTTGCGGGTCATCCGCTGGCGGAAATGATCGGCCCACAGAAACTCGGCGAAGGGCTGCACCGATTTGGCGTAGCCGCCGCGACGGCGAACCTCGCCGGCCAGCGAGCGATGCGGATCGTCGGCCAGCTCCAGTAGCGATTTCGGCATCGCCGACGGCGGCTGCCGCACACCCTCGGCATCGAACGGATGCGCCCAGCAGTAGCGCTCCATCACCGTCCAGAACAGTTTCCTCGGCAGGTGTGACAGATCCGCCTGCACTACGGTCAGCACATGTTCGATGCCCTCCTCGTGCAGGGCCAGCGCCAGATGGTGATGGTCGACCAGGTACAGGCGGTTCGACGGCCCCACCACCACCGGCACCATGTGCCGCCCGAGGTAGCGCTCCTCGCCTTCGTTCGGCAAGGTCTTCCACTGCGCGCGCTTGCGCTGCACCTCCAGCAGGCCCACGCTCATCTGCGTCGGCCGCAGGTCGAGGATGGCGACCGGCGAAAGCCGCGGTTCGGGAATACGGGTCATGGCGTACCTCGTGTGCGGTAGTGGTCAACGGCCTGCTGCACGCTGTGGGTGGCTCCGTCCGGCCCCAGCAGGGCGGCGATGCCGAAACGCTCCAGCGCCTGCATCGCGCGTACCGAGCCCAGCCGCGCAATGACGAACGCGATGCCCTGCTGCTGGCAGAGACCAATCATCTCGCGCAGGGTCTGCGCTGCGCTGTAGTCGATCTCGACGATCGCGCTGCCTTCCAGCACGATCAGCCCCGGCGCGGGCGTCGCATCGATGCTGGCCAGCAGCTGCCGCTTGAAACTGTCGGCGTTGGCGAACAGCAGCGGTGCCTGGAACGCCAGCACGGTCACGCCCGGCTCGGTCTCGCCACGGCTGCCCGGCCACCAGACCGTGCTGCCCGGCAGGCGGGTCAGCGTCATCATCGGGCTGTGCGCGATCATCCACACGCCATGCAGCAGGGCCAGGCCCACACCCATCGCAATGCCCGACTGGATCGGCAGGCAGACCACCGCCAGGAAGGTCAGCACCGCCAGCAGCGCTTCGCCGCGCGCGCGGCGGGCAATGTCGATCAGCACGCGCAGGCGGAACAGGCGCACCGCCACGAACAACAGCACACCGGCCAGCGCTGCATCGGGAATGGCACCGAGTACCCTGCCGCCGCAGAACGCCAGCAGCATCACCAGGGCCGCGGCGATCAGCGCGCCCAGCTGCGACGTCGCACCGGCCTCCACCACCACGGCGGTGCGTGGTGGGCTGGCATTGACCGGAAACGCACCGAACGCGGCCGAGAGCAGGTTGCCGGCGCCGACACCGAGGAAGTCCTTGTTGACGTCGGGCTCTTCCTCGCCGGGAAACGCGCGGTCAACGGCGGCCACCTGCATGATGATGACCAGGGTCAGCAGCAGCGCCAGCGGGACCAGGGTCGTGAGCGTCGCCAGCGCGGGCAGCTGCCACGGCGGCGGATACGGAGACACTGCGCCGAGGGTTGCCACGCCCAACCGCTCGGCGCCCAGCAGGGCAACCAGCAGCGTGGCGATGGCCACCGCGATCAGCGCGCCGGGAATGCGCGGATTGATGCGGTCGCACAGGCCCATCGCCAGCAGCACGCCAAAGCTGATCAGGGTCGGCAGCAACTGCGCGTGCGGAAGGGTCCACAGCAGTTCATACAGGCGTTCGGGCAGCTCACTTGAAGACAGGCTGACACCCAGTGCCACCGGCAACTGCGAGGCCGCGATATGCACGGCGATGCCGCCGAGGAAGCCGGTCACCACCGGCACCGACAGCAGCGCGGCGAC
The sequence above is a segment of the Stenotrophomonas maltophilia genome. Coding sequences within it:
- a CDS encoding slipin family protein produces the protein MFWTIKVVIGDGERGLVYRNRRFQQILLPGVHRLSPFGGRPHVDIHTASKGAAYTGSDQDSLIEALGARLDTHFVLANVGASEVGLLLRNGRIDEVLPPGSRRLYWRGSVDTQVRVMALGDEPRIPADVQQRLGQLGVLPRVAVISTVPSESVGLLFIDGTLRQTLDAGLHAFWNFNGNVSVERVELRARSLDVSGQELLSRDKVTLRVNLAATVQVIDPVRAHRTLSNADEFVYRQLQFGLRQAIAARSLDELLGDKAALDGEIAAHVQAAIEGHGVRLLGVGIKDVILPGEMKEILNGVVLAEKQAQASVIRRREEANATRSQLNTAKLIEDNPVLMRLKELEALEKVTEKIDKLTVFGGLDGVLKQLVTIR
- a CDS encoding RtcB family protein — protein: MDIQHNYQWLHVEGTTPIKGWVNGVPLEAQAHEQLRNIAAIPFVGPWLAVMPDVHLGKGATVGSVIPTRGAIIPAAVGVDIGCGMAAVRTTLRANDLPDDLRQLRNSIERSIPVGNGRGGEHQRMPDSIHTRLVQSGLAAGLEKIKDKHRRIRTDKLDRQLGTLGGGNHFIELCLDETDTVWVMLHSGSRGTGNLIGTYFIEKAREELARRVLGFHLPDKDLAFFMEGEPLFDDYVEAVSWAQDYARQNREAMMSRVLAEMRHRLPKFQLAAMAVNCHHNYVQKETHRGQELLVTRKGAVSAREGELGIIPGSMGTRSYIVRGKGNADSFHSCSHGAGRAMSRGTARQQITLAQHREATAHVECRKDSGVLDESPAAYKSIDDVMAAQLDLVDVVHTLRQVLCVKG
- a CDS encoding ParB-like protein, giving the protein MTRIPEPRLSPVAILDLRPTQMSVGLLEVQRKRAQWKTLPNEGEERYLGRHMVPVVVGPSNRLYLVDHHHLALALHEEGIEHVLTVVQADLSHLPRKLFWTVMERYCWAHPFDAEGVRQPPSAMPKSLLELADDPHRSLAGEVRRRGGYAKSVQPFAEFLWADHFRQRMTRKQIRRDFQQAVANATEHARHADARYLPGWCGIEHD
- a CDS encoding SulP family inorganic anion transporter, which produces MDEANRLRSLLAPLQGLRGWRPAQATRDAIAGITLAAITLPEQMATARLGGFEPQVGFYAFVGATLGFVLLGRNRRLTVGADSTITPIFALTLAGLAAQQASALAGSAVLLALLVGVFLALAALLRIAVVAALLSVPVVTGFLGGIAVHIAASQLPVALGVSLSSSELPERLYELLWTLPHAQLLPTLISFGVLLAMGLCDRINPRIPGALIAVAIATLLVALLGAERLGVATLGAVSPYPPPWQLPALATLTTLVPLALLLTLVIIMQVAAVDRAFPGEEEPDVNKDFLGVGAGNLLSAAFGAFPVNASPPRTAVVVEAGATSQLGALIAAALVMLLAFCGGRVLGAIPDAALAGVLLFVAVRLFRLRVLIDIARRARGEALLAVLTFLAVVCLPIQSGIAMGVGLALLHGVWMIAHSPMMTLTRLPGSTVWWPGSRGETEPGVTVLAFQAPLLFANADSFKRQLLASIDATPAPGLIVLEGSAIVEIDYSAAQTLREMIGLCQQQGIAFVIARLGSVRAMQALERFGIAALLGPDGATHSVQQAVDHYRTRGTP